GACAAACTTTCCACCTACTCCTTGTCAAGCCAGTAAACCAGTGGTCCCAGACATATGGCTAAAGTCAAGAGATGATGTCTTTTGGAGAGATACTTTCAATCAGAAACTCAATCATGTGGAGAGAGAATTATCCTAAAAATGTGGTGGTGGAAGGGATGCTCTGTTCCTTggagtatgtatgtatgtgtgtgtgtgtgcgtgtgcacccATTTggatgggtgtgtatgtgtgtgggggggtggtgcatatgtgtgtggatgtgtggatgtggtgtgtgggtgtgcatgtgcataGGTGGAGGTGTGTGTATGGGTgcgggtatgtgtgtgtgttgggcatGGAGATATTGACAGCTCTCCCAGGGCTGAGTGAAGGCTTTTGGGCAAAGCTCCTGGGAGCTAGGCAAAGCTGAGTTGATTCCTGATTATGCCGTTTATTATTGGGTTGCACCATGTGAAACTGCCAATATTCtacattttgacttttatttatttttatttttatttttatttttattgagacagagtttcacacttgtcgcctaggctgcagtgcagtggcgcgatctcagctcactgcaacctctgcctcatgggttcaagtgattctcctgcctcagcctcccaagtagctggaattacaggtgcccactaccacgcctgactaatttttgtatttttggtagagacggggtttcaccatgttggccaggctggtctgaaactcctgacctcaggtaatccgcccacctcggcctcccaaagtgctgggattacaggcatgagccactgtgcccggcccattttgacttttaaaaatgggagtttgaTATAATTCAATCCAGTGGTTGAATTAGCTAGCATCTTCCCCTCTCCAAGTCTCAGGTTCTCTTACATGTTAGAGTCAAAAGCAGGGCTATGGgaagattaagtaaaataaattttgaaaatgccTTATGGAAATTACACTCCAAAGAATGCACGCCAGCATCAGTGTTCTCATGTTCCTCATCTCACATGATCACATTTAGCGGATTAGGAAGCTGAATCTGAGAAGCTGTGTGTAGTGCTTTTTCGGAGGCCCTGTGATGTGATGGAAAGCTCACTGGTTTGGAAGTCAGAACAGGGTCTCTGAGGGATCATTTCCTAAAtctgtcagtttcctcatctctgaagTTGGGGTCATTTCCTTCCTTCATGGAGTTAttgtaaagatgaaaataaataatgtgtaAAATCTAGCATGGGAACTGGCTTCTATAAGGTTCTAATAAGTGCATTCTTACTCCTTCCCCTCAGCCTTCTCATTTGTAAAAGCAAGGCAGGGGTGAGGTGATTTTTGGGGCTCCTTTTGGCTCTGACATTTGAGgattttgtatgctttttttttttgagacagagtcttgctctgtcgcccaggttggagtgcagctcaatgcaaactctgcctcccaggctcaagcaattcttatgtctcagcctcctgagtacctgggattacaggcaggtgccaccacccccagctaatttttttgtattttcagtagagatggggttttgccatattggccaggctggtcttgaactcctgacttcatgtgacccacccatctcagcctcccaaagtgctgagattacaggtgtgagctaccgtgcctggccaattttgtgtGCTTTAATGCCCTTTTCTGCTGGAAGAGTTGGCATCAGGTTTGGTGACCTCTTACCCCCAtacagctctgcctcctgccagtCCCAGAGGGGACCCTGTCCTTGCATTTCACAGGATTCTGCTGTTGCAACTGAAATTCCAGTAGGTCAAAGTGAAATTTCTCATACACTTTAACATGAAGATAAATGATCACAGTATGGCCCTTCAGGATCCCGAGAACATCACGGTCATCcccttatataattttaaaagcagatgAATCCATGCCTGTGTGAGGTTTGCCAGGAAAGCCAGTGCAGGAGAAAGCCAGTACAGTGATTTGGACTTCAGATCACACCTCTGCCCTCTTTTACTTGTTGTCTTTGGGCAGAAATTACTGAACCAGTTTGGTCCTTGGATTTCTTCTGTGGGAATTGCATCCTACCTCCAGGAGTTGTGTGGTCAAATTGAGGTTAAAGGGGTGATGGCTATATAGCAGTGGTCCGTGCATATTTGtttgcttcctttctcttcaCTTATGTGTGGAGCACTTTATAGGTTTATAAAATACTTCTTCATACTTTCTATCAATTGGTTCTCACAATACCATTGTGAAATAGGTTGAATGAGGATTACTATCCCACATTTATAGGCAAAGAGCATGGAGTTGGGGAGGTTGGATGGAGGCTGGAAATTCACCCAGAGAGTTAGGTGAAGCCTAGACTAGAAGCCAGGTCACTTGCTTCATAATCtggaagtctttttttctttctttttttttttaaattgagacggagttttgctcttgttgcacaggctggagtgcaatggcgtgatcttggatcactgcaactgccgcctcccaggttcaagcaattctccttcctcagcctcccgagtagctgggattataggcatgcaccatcacgcctggctaattttgtatttttagtagagacagggtttcaccatgttggtcaggctggtctcgaactcctgacctcaggtgatcctcccaccttggcctcccaaagtgctgggattacagtggaaGTCTTTTTATGCTACTTTTTTCTTGTATCCCTCACCCCATGGATTGGCATATTGAAAGGCAGGATGTGTGACCACGATAGTTTTCTCCTCCTGGACTATGTCTAAGAGTCTGTTATTGGGTTCTGAAGACCAGAGTTTAATTTCCAGCTCCTCTCTGTGTAGCTCTGGGATCTTGGACAagccacttaacctttctgaagtcccctttcctcatctctaaaatgcgTACACTCAtcactaacatttactgagcactgacATGTGCCAGACACCATCGTAAGCATTTTACATGGACTATACCATTTGATCTTCCAACAAACAGAACACTGAAACACATCACAGGTCAGAACAAATGATTAGTGCCTAAGCACCAAGACCATAGAGCCCACGCTCCCTATTCTACCCTATCCTGTCTCTCAAAGTGATTGTGAGAATCGAATGAGACACTAGGTGAGGAAAAGGttttataaatagcatttttaaaaattttaaaagtccacaaaatttttaattttaatacagatAAAATCGAtccctttattttataaaaagtaacaaaatttgTTATACAAAAACTaggttatttattaattttgcctttttgtATGCTGCCAggaaagaaatattaagaaatcttAAATTGATTATGGTGAATCAGAAGGTCTGCCTGGACTTTTTATTGCTCTAACTGTACAGCTAATCACACAAcctcaaattttttttatgaCAGTTCAGGGGTGCGCTTAGCTGCATCACTCCTTTGTTGCCAAAAGCTTTGTGACCAAAAACAATTAAGCAGATTCCTGAGTTACTAAATGACACATAACCAGAATTGAGACTTAGGAACTTTTAGTGCCATGCTAAGCCCACAGGGACACAACAAATAGCATTTTACAAAGGCAAAGAATTGTGACACTTGAGATTTAGCTTGTTGATCCATGTAAAAGTTTTCTTTATAGGCATAATTGAGTTTTAGATCATAGTACTCACTATTACTtagtaagaatttttttctgatagaaaCAGAGTGTaacaggccaggctcagtggctcacgcctgtaatcccagcactttgggaggccaaggcgggcagatcacttgaggtcaggagtttgagaccagcctggccaacatggtgaaatctcatctctactaaaaatacaaaaaattagccaggtgtggttgtggacgcctgtgatcccagctacttgggaggctgaggcaggagcatcgcttgaacccgggaggcggaggttgcagtgagccaagatcgtgccattgcactccagcctgggccacaaagcgagactctgcttcaaaaaaaaagagagagagacagagagagaaggaaggaaggaaggaaggaaggaaggaaggaaggaaggaaggaaagaagggtaACAAGCAAAGTGTAACAATGGCAATATCTAAAaacatagatatttttatatgtttgtcgTTTTATATATATGACTcccactttagagatgaggaaactgagagattAAGGAAACAATCCCTGAGAGACTCTGTTCTGACTTCCATATCAGTGAGCTTTCCATCACATCATGGTGCCTCCGAAAGCATTACGCAGAGCTTTTTAGACTCAGCTTCCTAATCCGCTAAACGGGATTTTGTGAGATGAGGAACATGAGAACGCTGACATGGGTGAGGGGTCCTTGGGGTAGAATTTTCATGTGGCATTTTCaaaacttattttacttaatcttcCCAAAGCCCTGCTTTTGACTCTAATGTGTAGGAGAACCTGAGACTTGGAGAGCGCAAGAtgctagtgacagagcaagacgccatctccagatgaataaataagtaaaataaaaaagaacacaaataattttgaaatttttttttttaagtttgcacTGATCTTCAATTGTTATTAATTGCCGGTTTCCCACCCAGAATTAAGCTGGAATGCAACTTTCTTTTTCAATCAGAGTCCATTCTTGGTCTTGGAAGCTTCTGAGGCTCCTGTGCTCATCCCACTCCTGTATTTTCAGGACCTCTACCCCATGCCACTGTCATGGAACCCAGGCTGATTGCACCTATTAGTGGAAAAATCTGTTCATAATGCTGAAGTGTAGGGACAAACAGTGTTCCCTTAGGGTAGGAGAAAGGGacctttatttttaacaaagggGGAGGAGCCAGAAAACTCCAGAGGCCCCTGAGTTTGCCCTCTCTCCAAGGTTTGGGGTAAGCCCCCAGTCACGCTTTATCTCTGGGGCCTTCACATATTCTGGATTCTCTCCTCCTGTTTCCCAGTGGAAAAGGACGGAGCCTCACAGATTCTTCCCATTTCTGGAGAAGAACATGCGTGGAGCTCAAAGTTCTGAGGAGTTTTATTGCCAGAGCCATAATAAGAAAGGGCGGAGGTGACAAGCAGTGAGGAAGTTTAAAGATGCGTGAAATCGTTAAAGTCTCAGAACAAGAATTCTCCTAAAATACAAAAGGGGCTTTGCTGGTCTCTCCCTGGCTTCTCATGTAGCTCACCTCTTTTTTCCTATCTTGAGACTAGTCAAACCTAAgctgtttctcattttatttccagCAGCTATTGAGAACACGCTCCTGAATTCTTCAAATTCAGTAGAGGGcgacaaatatacatataaatgataGTAGTGGCTCTTAAATAAAGACTCATGACACCTAAAGGGGCAGCACCTGAGTCTGACTGCACCTGTTTCTGTtgctgtttctgtctctcttctctctgtctgccaTTTCATTCCCAATGGTTACTTTACTTATAAGATCATATTAGAACCTGATATTTGATAAATGATGCATCAGATCTATAGTGAGAGAAAAAATTAATGCAATTTAAAGGTGTTGTAACAGCTAGTCTTCAAGTGGGGAGAAACCATTTGAGTACCTTAGGTCACTGCTTacatcaaaacaaaaaatcagagcTACATTAAAGAGTGAAATTTTAACTAtatcaaacaatagaaaaaaaaaacagaagaaaattgaaTACTTACTAAGTCTTAGCATGAATAAGAGCTGTTTAACACCTAGAGgcaagggccgggcatggtggctcatgcttttaatcccaggactttgggagcccaaggcaggcggatcacctgaggtcaggattttgagactagcctggccaacatggtgaaaccccatctctactaaaaaatgcaaaaattagccaggtgtggtagtgcatgcctgtaatctcagctacttgggaggctaaggcatgagaattgcttgaacctgggaggtggaggctatagtgcgctgagattgtgccactgcactccagcctgggtgacagagtgaaacccgctctcaaaaaaaaaaaaaaaaaagcaaactagaGCAGTGAGGtgccattatttcttttgctCACTAAACTGACAACACACAAATGTTTTTTGTAATACCCAAAGCTGATGAGGGTAGTTAAGGTATGCACTTTTGTACACACACTAATATATTACTGGTTGGCAGTATAACATATGCTGCCATGTGGGGATATGTATCAGGAgacttaaaaatgtacataccttttGGTCCAGTAATTTACTTCTGGGAATCTGTCATAACAGAATAATAATCTTGGAGGAAGCCATATACCtaaggatatttaaaatattatttaaaaatcaaagtataatttcctacagaatataaaataatatttaaaaatgaaaatatgctaaaagtttgatgaaatataaatggtcaaatatatattgattatatCCACTTACTAGACTAGCACTCACTCGGAGACATTAAAAATAGTGATTGTAAAAACTAGAAAATGCCAAAGACAGAATAGAGGAATAAAGTTTTACATAAAGTACGATTTCcactatgtttaaaaataaacagagacaTTCTTGGAGTTGgggattgttttcttttctgtcatgtCCAAAGAACtatataactattatttttaatgaactatatatgtaatgtatacatatagtttatatgtatatacaaagtttatctcatatatatgataaagatGAAAGATGAGTTGGTTGTGCCACGTGAAGAGGGCAGTATAGAGCCCCAGGTAATGGGGTATAGGAGTGGGATTCCAGATACCAGGCCCACGTTTTTGGGGTGAGATTGCCAGTCACGGTCTTTCTTCCATCCCTCACAGACGAGTAGGTTTGTCTTCAACAAACCTTCAGTTGTCCTGAAGACAAACCTAATTTGGGAGACTTCGTATAATCCAGAAGAGACAAGCAAACTGATGAAAAATAGTGAATCTTTAAGGTAGAATAAAGTACATGGACTACGCTTTGTTTAGAATCAGATTCCTGGGATTAACCACATTAACCCACAGAGGGTCTTAGTGATGCCTCTAATCCAGGATCCTAGGACCTATTTCTCTCTATGAGATGCTTTCTCCCAACTCCTTGGTGAGAGTGGGAAGACTAAGACCTCAGCAATCTGAGGTGGGGGCCTAAGATCCCCCTAAGATCAGAGGCAGAATCTGAGAGGGGATAAAAGTCCCTATACCTGCATTGGGCCCTTTTCTGGGAGGAGGATATCAAAGAATGATTTTGAGACAGGGAGGCTTTTGACTACCTGTGCCACTTGAGCTCTTTGCTAGGGCTCCAGAATACATATTTCAAATAcgttcccccctccctccttccttccctcttccactcttcctttttatcttcctttctccttttccttcctccttcccttcctttctctagcTCTCTCATGATTCCTTTTCCTCATTATAAAAGTACTTATTTAGTCCCTACTCTGCTATTAGTGTGTTAGTCTTTGTCCCCTGGTACTTGCTGTTTAATGGAGAAATGGGTAAGCAAAACAGAAATTACAGCAGAGTGCAATAATAGAGCTAAGCCAGGTGTATaaatccattctcacactgctgtaaaaaactacttgagactgggtaatttataaagaaaagaggtttaattgactcacagttccacaggctatacaggaggcatggctggggaggcctcagaaaacttacaatcatggtggaagaaagagcgaaggggaagcaagcacatcacacagcggcaggagagagaaagggagagagagagaatatgggGAAGAGCTACACACTTTCAACCAGATTTTGTGAGAATTCAcctactatcatgagaacagcaagggggaagtctgcctccatgattcagtcacctcctaccaggccccttctccaacacATGTTGAcgtgatatttgggtggggacacagacccaaaccatattaCCAGGGCACTGGAGAAACACAGAGGGGAAAGAACCAGCCAAGGAGTGAGATGGAGAACAAGGAGGACTTCTTGAAAGAGATGACAACCAAATTGGGTCCTGAAAGCTGAATAGAGATTAGACAGGGGAGGAGGGGCAGCTAAAGATGGCCCAGGCAAACAAAGGGCCAGTGGATATGTTCATGGGATGATGTGTCTCTCGTTGTCTGTTTAACTCAGGGTgagtctctccctccctctctctctctttctctctctctctctgtgtgtatgtgtgtgtgtgtgtgcgtgtgtgtgtgcatgtgtgcaaatGTAATATACCAAATAGTCAAACATGTGCCCCAGGAGAGGagtagaggaagaaagagaatgagagagtaAGAAGGAGGAACAGACACAGAATATGAGagaaaagaggggaaagaaaagaaaggagctaGAGGAGAGAGGCTGGTTAGCACTGAATGGAGCAATCTGTGTCATCATACTTGGGAAACTCAAGGATGGATTCTTGGCAAGTCGACTCTTGGAGCTTTCGCTCTGCTTGGTCCTGTGCTCAGATATGGGAAAATTAGAGGAGTGTCATCTGTGCAATCACTGAATTCATAATCTTGGTGAGGAAAGGAGACTACACACAGGGAATAATGTTAAGTATTACAAATTTCAGGGCAGAAAGAGATCAAGGTGGGCTGCAATATTCAGAAAAGTCTTCCTGGAAGAGTTGAATACTGAGAAAGCAGCTCCTAGAAGTGGACTCTGCTGAGATGGATGGAGTCCTGTGTAGGTCCCAACTGGGTGTGCTGTGTGGGGTCTGTCTCTCCGTGGCTGACAGTGCACATGTGGATTCCAGGGCTCAGGATGCTGTTGCTGGGAGCTGTTCTACTGCTATTAGCTCTGCCCAGTCATGGCCAGGATACCACGACTCAAGGGCCCGGAGTCCTGCTTCCTCTGCCCAAGGGGGCCTGCACAGGTTGGATGGCGGGCATCCCAGGGCATCCAGGCCATAATGGGGCCCCAGGCCGTGATGGCAGAGATGGCATCTCTGGCGAGAAGGGTGAGAAAGGAGATCCAGGTAAGAATGTTTCTGGCCTCTTTCATTACAGACCTCCTAGACTGATATAAACTATATGAAGGCATTCGTTATTAACTGAGGCCTAGACACAGGGAGGAAGCAAAGCTTTTTTATGTAAACCATAAGCAACCTGAAGTGATTTGGGGTTGGTCTTCCAAGGATGAGAATAGGTGGTGCCTCTATAACCAAGACTTTGGCTTTGCTGCATCTGCATCTTCTTTTCCATCCCCTTTCCCATCTTCACCCTCATCCCTATTCCCAGTACATTCATATTCTGATTCCTCTTTCTGTCTGCTTAACTTCCATTTCATCCAGTGGCATTCAACCACATTTACTGCACACCCCCTGAAGGGCACAGTCCTGCCTTTGGGGAACTCTTGATCTAGGTAAGATGTCTAATGTGCAAGGCTCTGTTGGTGGTTACTACAAGAAAGTCTACTCTAAAAATGTCAAACTGGAAGTGAACAAGTATTCAAAGTATGGAGCATAGAGAAAATGTACTCACCGTGGATCTGATGAAGAATGAAAGCTTCAAGGAGGAGGCAGAGCTTCAGCTAGGCCTTGAATGATGGGTAGGCAGAATAGAGGAGGAGAGACATCCTAGATGGAGGGGGTAGAATTGCAAAACCAGGGTTGATGGTGCCAGCACATAAAGGGCTGGCAGGGTGGAGGGTCTATGATAGAGACCTATAGGAGATAAAGATGGGGTTGAATTTATGGGAGCCTCCCTGTCTGTGGGAGATATAGAAGGAGGAGGTAACACCTCTCTCCTTTTGGGAGCTCTTATTGGTTTCTTGCTCTATAAGTCAAGAAGGTTGTGAGTGGGAGCCACAGGGATGGTAATTTAGGCTGTAACCAACCTAGGCAGGAGTTCTGTTCTTTGTGGTCACTGAGGTCTTCTCATTCCTTAGGTCTTATTGGTCCTAAGGGAGACATTGGTGAAACTGGAGTACCCGGGGCTGAAGGTCCCCGAGGCTTTCCGGGAATCCAAGGCAGGAAAGGAGAACCTGGAGAAGGTGCCTATGTATACCGCTCAGCATTCAGTGTGGGATTGGAAACTTACGTTACTGTCCCCAACATGCCCATTCGCTTTACCAAGATCTTCTACAATCAGCAAAACCACTATGATGGCTCCACTGGTAAATTCCACTGCAACATCCCTGGGCTGTACTACTTTGCCTACCACATCACAGTCTATATGAAGGACGTGAAGGTCAGTCTCTTCAAGAAGGACAAGGCTATGCTCTTCACCTATGATCAGTACCAGGAAAATAATGTGGACCAGGCCTCCGGCTCGGTGCTCCTGCATCTGGAGGTGGGCGACCAAGTTTGGCTCCAGGTGTATGGGGAAGGAGAGCGTAATGGACTCTATGCTGATAATGACAATGACTCCACCTTCACAGGCTTTCTTCTCTACCATGACACCAATTGATGACCACTAACTCAGAGCCTCCTCCAGGCCAAACAGCCCCGAAGTCAATTAAAGGCTTTCAGTACAGTTAGGAAGTTGATTATTATTTAGTTGGAGGCCTTTAgatattattcattcattgacttgttcattcattcattcatcaagtaACTTTACAAAAATCATATGCTATGTTCCCAGTCCTGGGGAGCTTCACAAACGCGACCAGATAACTGACTAGAAAGAAGTAGTTGACAATGCTGTTTTGTGCCCACTGTCTCTCCTGATGCTCGTATCAATCCTGTAAGGCACAGGGAACAAGCATTCTCCTGTTTTTACAGATTGAGTCCTGAGGCTGAGAGAGTTAAGTGAATGTCTAAGGTCACACAAGTATTAAGTGACAGTGCTAGAATCCAAACCCAGAGCTGTGGACTTTGTTCACTAGACTGTGCCCTTTTATAGAAGTACATGTTCTCTTTGGAGTGTTGGTGGGTGTCTGTTGCCTGCCTCACCTGAGAGCCATTGAATTTGCCTTCCTCATGAATTAAAACCTCCCCCAAGCAGAGGTCCCTCAGAGAAAGTGGTTCTATGATGAAGTCCTGTCTTGGAAGGACTACTACTCAATGGCCCCTGCACTACTCTACTTCCTCTTACCTATGTCCCTTCTCATGCTCTTCCCTCCAACTGGGAAAGCCAACTCCATCTCTAAGTGCTGAACTCATCCCTGTTGCTCAAGGCCACCTGGCCAGGAGCTTCTCTGATGTGAtatccgctttttttttttttctggcggggggatggagtctcactctgtcaccaaggctggagtacagtgacatgatctcagctcactgcaggctccttctcctgggtccaagcaattattgtgcctcagcctcccgagtagctgagactacaggcacataccaccacacatggctaatttttgtatttttagtagaaatggggtttcgtcatgttggccaggctggtctcgaactcctggcttaggtgatccagccgcctcgacctcccaaagtgctgggattacaggcgtgagccaccatgcccagtcgatatctcactttttattttgccaTGGATGAGAGTCCTGGGTGTGAggaacacctcccaccaggctagAGACAACTGCCCGGGAAGGACTGTGCTTCCTTCACCTCTGAATCCCTTGCAGATCCTTGATAAATGCCTCATGAAGACCAATCTCTTGATCCCCACATCTACCCAGAATTAACTCCATTCCAGTCTCTGCATGTAACCAGTTTTATCCacagaaacattttcattttaggaaatCCCTGGTTTTAAGTATCAATCCTTGTTCAGCTGGACAATATGAATCTTTTCCACTGAAGTTAGGGGTGACTGTGATTTTCAGAACACTTAAAGAATTTTCCACCAGGAAGGTAGCTTGAGCCTGAAATGCAAAACACATGGAGGAATTCTGAAGCCATTCTCCTCTTGAGTACCAACAGGGTCAGGGAAGACTGGGCCTCCTGAATTTGTTCTTTAAGAATTACAGGTTGAGGTAGTTGATGGTGGTAAACATTCTCTCAGGAGACAATAACTCCAGTGATGTTCTTCAAAGATTTTAGCAAAAACAGAGTAAATAGCATTCTCTGtcaatacataaatttaaaaaactatttttttgctTACAGTTTTAAATTCTGAATAATTCTCTCTTATATGTGTATTGCTAATCATTaaggtattattttttccacatataaagctttgtcttttttttttttttttttttaagatggagtttccctctgttgccaggctggagtgcagtggcatgatctcagcttactgcaacctttgcctcccaggttcaagcgattctcctgcctcagcctcccgagtagctgggaacacaggtgcccgccaccatgccaggctaatttttgtatttttagtagagacggggttttaccatattggccaggctggtctcgaactcctgatcttgtgatctgcctgcctctacttttgttgttatttttcgaGAAAGATAGAAATGAGGTGTAGAGAGGGATGAAGAGGTGAGAGTAAGCCTTGTGTTAGTCAGAACTCTATGTTGTGAATGTCATTCacaacagaaaacccaaaatattatGCAAACTACtgtaagcaagaaaaataaaggaaaaatggaaacatttattcttttgcataatAGAAATTACCAGAGTTGTTCTGTCTTTAGATAAGGTTTGAACCAAAGCTCAAAACAATCAAGACCCTTTTCTGTTTGTCCTTCTGTTCTGCCTTCCGCAGCGCAGGCTTTACCCTCAGGCACTGCACAGTATAGTTCTAGGGTTTCCCTCCTGATATCAAAAAGACTGTGGCCTGCCCAGCTCTCGTATCCCCACACCACACCATCTGGCTAAATGGACATCA
This window of the Nomascus leucogenys isolate Asia chromosome 11, Asia_NLE_v1, whole genome shotgun sequence genome carries:
- the ADIPOQ gene encoding adiponectin, whose product is MLLLGAVLLLLALPSHGQDTTTQGPGVLLPLPKGACTGWMAGIPGHPGHNGAPGRDGRDGISGEKGEKGDPGLIGPKGDIGETGVPGAEGPRGFPGIQGRKGEPGEGAYVYRSAFSVGLETYVTVPNMPIRFTKIFYNQQNHYDGSTGKFHCNIPGLYYFAYHITVYMKDVKVSLFKKDKAMLFTYDQYQENNVDQASGSVLLHLEVGDQVWLQVYGEGERNGLYADNDNDSTFTGFLLYHDTN